In Daucus carota subsp. sativus chromosome 4, DH1 v3.0, whole genome shotgun sequence, one DNA window encodes the following:
- the LOC108216235 gene encoding somatic embryogenesis receptor kinase 1, whose translation MGISPFLLNLFLGFNLCFYIPLVYGTESSDNEMKALMEMKSGLDPDNRYLSSWSGVGHPCDGSMEGVACNQNGQVANISLQGKGLFGKLSPAVAQLKSLTGLYLHYNSLYGEIPREIFYLAQLTDLYLNMNNFSGNLAPELGNMVGLQVLQLCYNQFTGSIPTQLGSLTKLSVLALQYNQLSGAIPASLGDLRTLARLDLSSNRLFGSIPAKIADAPLLEVLDVSNNNLSGIVPPALKRLVEGFRYVNNPELCGAGFSTLRVCSASDHLNQDLPESYGGVPSLSKKNIPETANLKLNCSEARCSTSSRTPQASIAIGVIVTLIALVAVGVLTFAMYRRRKQRPGAAFDHSDSRLSTDNPKAVHRKNGSPLISLEYSSGWDPLAEGRRFGGFSQEILQSFRFNLEEVQSSTQYFSRKNLLGKSKFAAVYKGILRDGSVVAIKSITKTSCKSEESEFLKGLNVLTSLRHESLVRLRGFCSSKGRGECFLIYDYVPNGNLLSYIDVKEDGQVLEWSIRVSIISGIAKGLEYLHGTKVNKPALVHQNISARNVLIDQRFKPLLSDSGLHKLLTDDTVFSALKASAAMGYLAPEYATIGRFTEKSDVFAFGVLVLQILSGKRNVNSSTRAAAESCVFHDFIDSNIHGRFCEHEAAKLATLALLCTHESPEQRPSMDAIVQELDTLASSS comes from the exons ATGGGTATTTCACCATTTCTCTTGAATCTTTTTCTAGGCTTTAATCTTTGTTTTTACATTCCACTTGTTTATGGAACTGAGTCAAGTGACAATGAGATGAAAGCACTGATGGAAATGAAGAGTGGTCTTGACCCAGACAACAGATATCTCAGTTCTTGGTCTGGTGTGGGCCACCCTTGTGATGGCTCAATGGAAGGGGTGGCTTGCAATCAGAATGGGCAAGTAGCTAACATTTCTTTGCAGGGTAAGGGTCTGTTTGGCAAGCTCTCACCTGCTGTTGCTCAGCTCAAGAGCTTGACTGGGCTGTACTTGCATTACAATTCTTTGTATGGAGAGATACCAAGGGAGATTTTTTACTTGGCTCAGCTCACTGATCTGTATCTTAATATGAATAATTTCTCTGGGAACTTGGCTCCTGAACTTGGAAATATGGTTGGCTTGCAAG TTTTGCAGCTTTGTTATAACCAGTTCACTGGTAGCATACCTACACAATTAGGCTCTTTAACGAAACTCAGTGTTCTTGCTCTGCAATATAATCAGCTAAGTGGTGCAATTCCTGCAAGTTTGGGGGACCTAAGAACGTTAGCGAGGCTGGATTTGAGTTCTAATAGGCTTTTTGGATCAATTCCTGCGAAGATAGCAGATGCTCCTCTTCTTGAAGTTCTAGATGTTAGTAACAACAATCTATCCGGAATTGTACCTCCTG CTTTAAAGAGATTAGTTGAAGGATTTCGCTATGTAAACAATCCTGAATTATGCGGAGCTGGCTTTTCAACATTAAGAGTTTGCAGTGCTTCTGATCACCTGAATCAAGATTTACCTGAGTCTTATGGAGGCGTACCTAGTCTCTCCAAAAAGAATATCCCAGAGACCGCGAATTTGAAATTAAACTGTAGCGAAGCACGTTGCTCAACTTCATCCAGAACTCCTCAAGCTTCGATTGCCATTGGGGTAATTGTAACTCTTATCGCCCTGGTAGCTGTTGGAGTTTTGACCTTTGCTATGTATCGTCGCAGGAAGCAAAGACCAGGTGCTGCATTTGATCATTCTGATAGCCGTCTTAGTACTGACAACCCCAAAGCGGTGCATCGGAAGAATGGCTCTCCTCTTATCAGCCTTGAATACTCTAGTGGCTGGGATCCCCTGGCTGAGGGTCGTCGCTTTGGTGGGTTCTCCCAGGAGATTTTGCAGAGTTTTAGGTTCAATTTGGAAGAGGTTCAGTCATCTACTCAGTACTTCTCCAGGAAAAATTTGTTGGGCAAGAGCAAATTTGCAGCTGTCTATAAAGGAATTCTAAGAGATGGATCAGTTGTTGCCATAAAGAGTATAACCAAAACTAGCTGCAAGTCAGAGGAATCCGAGTTCCTAAAAGGACTAAACGTTTTGACTTCATTAAGACATGAAAGTTTAGTTAGATTGAGAGGATTTTGCAGTTCAAAGGGCCGGGGCGAGTGTTTTCTTATTTATGATTACGTTCCAAATGGGAATTTGTTGAGCTATATTGATGTAAAGGAGGATGGTCAGGTCCTTGAATGGTCTATTAGAGTTTCTATCATCAGTGGTATTGCCAAAG GCTTAGAATACTTGCATGGAACCAAGGTAAACAAGCCTGCTCTAGTCCACCAAAACATATCAGCCAGAAATGTCCTAATTGATCAGAGATTTAAACCTTTGCTTTCTGATTCCGGGCTTCACAAGCTTCTTACTGATGACACTGTCTTCTCAGCACTGAAGGCCAGCGCTGCTATGGGTTACTTAGCCCCTGAATATGCCACAATTGGCCGCTTTACAGAGAAAAGTGACGTCTTCGCATTTGGGGTGCTTGTTTTACAAATCCTTTCTGGTAAACGGAACGTCAACAGCTCAACAAGAGCTGCCGCAGAATCATGTGTATTTCATGATTTTATTGATTCAAATATCCATGGAAGATTCTGTGAGCATGAAGCTGCAAAACTTGCAACACTTGCTCTGCTATGTACCCATGAGTCACCAGAGCAGAGGCCATCTATGGATGCTATTGTGCAAGAACTTGATACCCTTGCAAGCTCTTCCTGA
- the LOC108218158 gene encoding uncharacterized protein LOC108218158: MASWSAENATKAYLRTIKMGNTDKEPNVAEFVSALSAGNNAQLMVVACANTAGSPTLGLVAAAHQTGGRVICIVRGEEELQSSMDALGCNASRVEFVVGEPQLLLSGKYRNADLVVIDCNLENHEEIFRVVQMSAGRSKISTTVLGYNAFCKESWQWGGSRTHLLPIGEGLLMTRIAENIEFRGGENGGPGKKSHWIVKVDKCTGEEHVFRVRMPHGRSTIKA; encoded by the exons ATGGCTTCCTGGTCTGCTGAAAATGCCACTAAAGCTTATCTCAGAACCATCAAGATG GGAAATACTGATAAAGAACCAAATGTAGCTGAGTTCGTGTCAGCACTATCTGCTGGAAACAATGCACAACTGATGGTGGTTGCTTGTGCCAATACAGCAGGCTCACCAACGCTTGGACTAGTTGCTGCAGCTCATCAGACTGGAGGAAGAGTTATCTGCATTGTACGCGGTGAAGAGGAACTTCAGTCGTCGATGGATGCACTTGGCTGCAATGCTAGCCGAGTGGAGTTTGTTGTTGGGGAACCTCAACTTTTGTTGTCAGGCAAATACAGAAATGCAGATCTTGTTGTCATAGACTGCAATCTTGAAAACCATGAGGAGATTTTTAGAGTTGTGCAAATGTCAGCTGGGAGGAGTAAGATTAGCACTACTGTATTAGGCTACAATGCATTCTGCAAGGAGTCGTGGCAGTGGGGTGGATCCAGGACTCATCTTTTACCTATTGGAGAAGGGCTGCTAATGACTAGAATAGCGGAAAACATTGAGTTTAGAGGTGGAGAGAATGGTGGTCCGGGGAAGAAAAGCCATTGGATAGTTAAAGTGGACAAGTGCACAGGTGAAGAGCATGTATTCAGAGTCAGGATGCCTCATGGAAGATCTACAATCAAGGCATAA
- the LOC108217893 gene encoding calcium-dependent protein kinase 24 has translation MGTCASLLRGNTAFLRKPKHLKASSASWHHRRSRRFKRPSNILKDASGNDIFSHYKFGRELGRGEFGVTYECMKIETGEKMACKKISKEKLRTEIDVQDVRREVDIMRRLPSHPNIISFKDVFEDKEAIYLVMELCKGGELFDRIVSRGHYSERGAARVTKTMIEVVKVCHEHGVIHRDLKPENFLYASEDENAPLKAIDFGLSIFFEPGQNFREIVGSPYYMAPEVLRRNYGPEVDIWSSGVILYILLCGVPPFWAETEQGIAHAIVRGRLSFKREPWPKVSEDAKELVKGMLDPNPFSRMSIEEVLGHRWIQNADKVPDISLGNDVKTRIQQFSLMNKFKKKVLGVVATTLPDEQIQDIKDMFHMWDTDKNGDLTLEELKSGLINNGHNVSDLDVQSLMEAADLDGNGTLDIDEFVTIAVHIKKISSDEQLKQVFSTFDKNQSGYIEFEELKEALFEGHQEPNCEQVVHEIIHDADLDKDGRISYPEFAAMMKNGMDWKMASRQYSRVMLNALSKKMFKEKSVMKK, from the exons ATGGGTACTTGTGCGTCTCTTTTGCGTGGTAACACCGCCTTCCTCAGAAAACCCAAGCACCTTAAAGCATCCTCCGCGAGCTGGCACCACAGGAGATCGCGTCGATTTAAACGTCCTTCCAATATCTTGAAAGATGCATCCGGGAATGACATATTTAGTCATTATAAATTTGGACGGGAGCTGGGGAGGGGAGAGTTTGGTGTGACATACGAATGTATGAAAATTGAGACTGGAGAGAAGATGGCATGCAAGAAGATTTCAAAGGAAAAGTTGAGGACAGAGATTGATGTACAAGATGTGAGAAGGGAAGTTGATATTATGAGACGTTTGCCTAGTCatccaaatatcatatcatttaaAGATGTTTTCGAGGATAAAGAGGCTATATATCTTGTGATGGAGCTTTGTAAAGGTGGTGAGCTCTTTGATAGGATTGTTTCCAGAGGTCATTATAGTGAAAGAGGCGCGGCTCGTGTCACAAAAACCATGATCGAGGTTGTTAAG GTATGCCACGAGCACGGCGTGATACACAGGGACTTGAAGCCTGAAAATTTTTTGTATGCAAGTGAAGATGAAAATGCTCCCTTGAAGGCAATTGATTTTGGCCTATCTATATTCTTTGAGCCTG GTCAGAACTTTAGGGAAATTGTCGGAAGCCCATATTACATGGCACCGGAAGTTCTCAGAAGAAATTATGGACCAGAAGTTGATATATGGAGTTCAGGTGTTATTCTCTACATTTTGTTATGCGGAGTTCCTCCATTTTGGGCAG AAACTGAACAAGGAATTGCACATGCAATTGTGAGGGGGAGACTAAGTTTTAAACGGGAGCCCTGGCCCAAGGTTTCTGAAGATGCAAAAGAACTTGTCAAGGGTATGCTTGATCCGAATCCGTTTAGCAGGATGTCAATTGAAGAAGTTCTTG GACACCGATGGATCCAAAATGCCGATAAAGTTCCAGACATTTCTCTAGGAAatgatgtcaaaacaagaaTCCAGCAGTTTTCATTGATGAACAAATTCAAGAAGAAAGTTTTAGGA GTTGTAGCTACAACCTTGCCAGATGAACAAATACAGGATATAAAAGATATGTTTCATATGTGGGACACTGACAAGAATGGAGATCTGACACTCGAAGAGCTAAAGTCCGGCTTAATCAACAATGGCCACAATGTTTCTGATCTTGATGTTCAGTCGCTAATGGAAGCT gcGGACCTTGATGGGAATGGAACGCTAGACATTGATGAGTTTGTGACAATTGCTGTGCACATAAAAAAGATCAGCAGCGATGAACAACTTAAACAAGTGTTCAGCACATTCGATAAGAACCAAAGTGGATACATAGagtttgaagagttgaaagaaGCTTTGTTTGAGGGACATCAAGAACCTAACTGCGAACAAGTAGTGCATGAGATCATACACGACGCTGACTTAGATAAG GATGGTCGGATTAGCTATCCAGAATTTGCAGCAATGATGAAAAATGGAATGGACTGGAAGATGGCGTCCCGACAGTACTCCAGAGTAATGTTGAATGcacttagcaaaaaaatgttTAAGGAAAAATCTGtgatgaaaaaataa
- the LOC108217323 gene encoding AT-hook motif nuclear-localized protein 1: MDSNGGRRSNSLWSRGGDRGSDSGECGREEEEEEAKKAWTRESPGQDVLPHILFFLGGQVAFSVDAANFDSRVVTVDPGEDVAVKLMSISRREARTVRVLGGSGAVSVVTLRHLNPYGDTMIYEGSYGMFFLSGYFTPKDIGGKKAIVGSMTVSLAGPNGSVMGGVLAGSLIAAAPVQVVITSFRPSNEEPKQFAPTSSLVPATGDGETRGAKTV; the protein is encoded by the exons ATGGACTCG AATGGAGGGAGAAGGAGTAATTCATTATGGTCCAGGGGCGGCGACAGAGGGAGTGACTCCGGTGAATGCGGaagggaagaagaagaggaggagGCCAAAAAAGCATGGACGAGAGAGTCCCCGGG ACAAGATGTTTTACcacatattttgttttttttaggtGGCCAGGTGGCATTTTCTGTTGATGCCGCCAACTTTGATTCTCGTGTGGTGACGGTAGATCCCGGCGAG GATGTCGCAGTCAAGTTAATGTCAATTTCAAGAAGAGAGGCTAGGACCGTACGTGTTCTTGGCGGAAGTGGTGCGGTGTCTGTTGTGACTCTTCGTCATTTAAATCCATACGGGGACACTATGATTTACGAG GGGAGCTATGGGATGTTTTTTTTGTCTGGATACTTCACTCCTAAAGATATTGGTGGAAAAAAAGCCATAGTTGGGAGCATGACTGTCTCGTTGGCAGGTCCAAATGGAAGTGTCATGGGTGGTGTACTTGCTGGTTCGTTAATTGCTGCTGCTCCTGTTCAG GTCGTGATTACAAGCTTTCGTCCTAGCAATGAGGAGCCAAAACAGTTTGCGCCAACTTCCTCCCTTGTCCCTGCTACAGGGGACGGCGAGACTCGGGGAGCCAAAACAGTTTGA
- the LOC108217324 gene encoding protein YLS7 — translation MSAYPKSLLSIVASVGAVAVFLVLASLFMVSQPPGPTFGRFFYGINHSENFDSMSLVNGIRVNPPSDLNITKDMAKSNLSPGKGDESLGSSDPDVKTFADPTLQTQHPVSENTYKKSMSGQNVNLSLASFHNTNVSNPEDVVDQPREKFGASIEGKVDGVSLSANKTVKVPQLSKEVSSSVSLVQDISKTHSSHSDCDLYHGQWIYDPTGPLYSNSCPVLTQMQNCQGNGRPDKEYENWRWKPEQCDLPRFDPEKFLELMRGKTLAFIGDSVARNQMESLLCILWQVEVPKNRGNRRMHRYYFRSTSTMIVRIWSSWLVHKTSEPFDFAPAGLDKVFLDAPDEAFMEFVPQFDVIVLSSGHWFAKKSAYILDNKILGGQLWWPDKSRPKKINNVKAFGISVETILTSLGTHPNYTGLAIVRSFSPDHYVGGAWDTGGSCTGKVKPSTELVENGFTNIMHKKQVDGFNLAMKKKTNKSKMRLMDITEAFSYRHDGHPGPYRSPEPPEKTKPGKKSRPQDCLHWCMPGPVDTWNELMLEVIIREYEGTAGLS, via the exons ATGAGTGCTTATCCAAAGAGTCTTCTATCGATTGTAGCGTCTGTGGGAGCAGTAGCCGTGTTTTTAGTTCTAGCTTCCTTGTTTATGGTCTCACAACCACCTGGGCCTACATTTGGTCGGTTTTTCTATGGGATCAATCATTCAGAGAATTTTGATAGCATGTCTTTGGTAAATGGAATTCGTGTCAACCCTCCCTCTGATCTAAATATCACGAAAGATATGGCGAAGTCAAATTTAAGTCCCGGGAAAGGAGATGAAAGTTTAGGTTCTTCTGATCCTGATGTTAAAACATTTGCAGATCCAACATTGCAGACCCAACATCCTGTGTctgaaaatacatataaaaaatcaatGTCAGGGCAAAATGTAAACTTAAGCTTAGCCTCATTTCATAATACAAATGTATCCAATCCCGAGGATGTGGTTGATCAACCAAGAGAAAAGTTTGGGGCATCAATTGAGGGCAAAGTTGATGGTGTTTCTTTGTCAGCCAATAAAACTGTGAAAGTTCCACAATTGAGCAAGGAGGTGTCATCTTCTGTATCTCTAGTACAGGATATAAGCAAAACCCATTCCAGTCACTCAG ATTGTGATCTCTACCATGGGCAATGGATATATGACCCAACTGGTCCTTTATACTCCAACTCATGTCCTGTCCTGACGCAGATGCAAAATTGCCAGGGAAATGGTAGGCCAGACAAGGAATATGAAAATTGGCGATGGAAACCAGAACAATGTGACCTCCCTAGATTTGATCCGGAAAAATTCTTAGAGTTGATGCGTGGGAAGACATTGGCTTTCATTGGAGATTCAGTTGCTCGGAACCAAATGGAGTCATTGTTGTGCATCCTTTGGCAG GTTGAAGTTCCTAAAAATCGTGGAAACAGGAGAATGCACCGCTATTACTTCAGGTCAACTTCGACGATGATTGTCCGGATATGGTCCTCATGGCTTGTCCACAAAACATCCGAGCCCTTTGATTTTGCCCCTGCCGGCTTGGACAAGGTTTTCCTGGATGCTCCCGACGAGGCATTTATGGAGTTTGTTCCGCAGTTTGATGTAATTGTCCTTTCGTCTGGCCACTGGTTTGCCAAAAAATCAGCTTATATTTTAGACAATAAAATACTGGGGGGCCAGTTATGGTGGCCTGACAAGTCCCGgccaaaaaaaatcaacaatgtTAAAGCTTTTGGAATATCTGTAGAAACAATTCTCACTTCCCTCGGCACCCATCCAAATTACACTGGCCTGGCCATAGTCAGGTCTTTCTCACCTGATCATTACGTTGGTGGAGCTTGGGATACTGGAGGTTCATGCACCGGAAAGGTCAAACCTTCTACTGAACTAGTAGAAAATGGCTTCACCAACATCATGCATAAGAAGCAAGTTGACGGATTTAACCTTGCTATGAAGAAAAAgacgaacaaatcaaaaatGAGATTGATGGATATCACGGAAGCCTTTAGCTATCGACACGATGGACATCCAGGACCATACCGAAGTCCTGAACCCCCTGAAAAAACTAAACCAGGTAAGAAGTCTCGGCCACAAGATTGCCTACACTGGTGCATGCCTGGACCAGTTGACACATGGAACGAGCTGATGCTGGAAGTTATtatcagagaatatgaaggtaCTGCAGGCCTTTCATGA
- the LOC108218667 gene encoding ATP-dependent Clp protease ATP-binding subunit CLPT1, chloroplastic has product MAAHALSLLPISTPSRNHFCCKQESIKSSLCYHLSLASSFVGAKLAVNYTNSRQYTHTQHSSTVATISVSLPTGTPDRISRQKSPKWSARAIKSYAMAELEARKLKYPNTGTEALLMGILVEGTSLAAKFLRENGITLFKVRDETVKLLGKSDMYFFSPEHPPFTEPAQRALDWAIAEKLKSGEDGEVTAAHFLLGVWSEKESAGHKIMAALGFDDEKAKEVAKFMDKDIDLGFKTRS; this is encoded by the exons ATGGCTGCTCACGCCCTCTCGCTGCTCCCCATTTCGACACCTTCTCGTAATCATTTTTGCTGTAAACAAGAATCAATTAAATCATCACTCTGTTATCATCTTAGTCTCGCTAGCTCTTTCGTTGGAGCTAAATTGGCTGTTAATTATACAAATTCGCGGCAGTACACTCACACACAGCACTCCTCCACGGTGGCCACCATCTCCGTCAGTCTTCCCACTGG GACACCTGATAGAATCTCGAGGCAGAAGTCTCCCAA aTGGTCAGCTAGGGCAATAAAGTCGTATGCAATGGCTGAATTGGAAGCTAGAAAGCTTAAGTATCCTAATACTGGGACGGAAGCTCTTCTCATGGGAATTTTGGTCGAAG gaACCAGTTTAGCTGCAAAGTTCTTGAGAGAAAATGGTATCACTCTTTTTAAAGTTCGGGATGAGACTGTCAAATTGCTTGGAAAATCAGACATGTACTTTTTCAGTCCTGAGCATCCTCCATTCACAGAACCAGCTCAGCGGGCACTTGATTGGGCTATAGCTGAGAAACTGAAGTCAG GCGAAGATGGGGAAGTAACAGCTGCTCACTTTCTTCTGGGAGTGTGGTCAGAAAAGGAATCAGCTGGTCACAAGATCATGGCTGCACTTGGTTTTGATGATGAGAAAGCTAAGGAAGTTGCCAAATTT ATGGACAAGGATATAGACTTGGGCTTCAAGACGAGAAGTTAG
- the LOC108218665 gene encoding protein PSK SIMULATOR 3-like, whose translation MALEAWLLKVKKRVSSTLNSTPANTKHMVKKTSNVGVLALEITSLMSKLIHLWRSLSDKNIAHLRTESVSLEGVHKIVSSDECFLLSLACAEMVENLGLLVKSLSVMSKRCHDLNLQSFDRLFDEFARTGCDPCHWIMSWRDMEAKIRKMDKYVKTTATLYKELEELSAVENVVKKSLKSCKEHEASIKQLKIIDQQQKLAWQRQEVKYKKEKSLWNRNFDKVTILLARSVFTVLARIKLVFGTGHANTIPVTSLPRSLSASAAVYPSENHFDNSVSMVSGPLIMIKNTKQQEKSPGLFELNSKIIKPPTGTLGAAALALHYSNLIIVMEKMIRSPHLVGFDARDDLYAMLPQSIRWSLRGRLKGVGFAATDPVLAGEWKDALGKILGWLSPLAHNMIKWQSERSFEQQTMTPKTNVLLLQTLYFANQEKTEDAITELLVGLNYIWRFEREMNAKAVLHCDDFNRFVKLHDCAS comes from the coding sequence ATGGCACTCGAAGCATGGCTACTCAAGGTGAAGAAGAGGGTATCAAGCACTCtcaattccacacctgcaaacaCCAAGCATATGGTTAAGAAAACGTCGAATGTCGGAGTCTTGGCCTTGGAGATCACAAGCCTCATGTCCAAACTCATACACCTATGGCGATCCCTGTCTGATAAGAATATAGCTCATCTTAGAACAGAATCTGTTTCACTCGAAGGCGTTCACAAGATTGTGTCCAGTGATGAATGTTTTCTTCTGAGCCTTGCTTGCGCGGAGATGGTGGAGAATCTTGGACTACTAGTCAAGTCCTTGTCGGTGATGAGCAAGCGGTGCCATGACTTGAATCTTCAGTCGTTTGATCGCTTGTTTGATGAGTTCGCTAGAACAGGGTGTGATCCTTGTCACTGGATCATGAGCTGGAGAGATATGGAAGCCAAAATCAGGAAAATGGACAAGTATGTCAAAACAACAGCGACGCTTTACAAAGAGCTGGAGGAGCTTTCTGCGGTGGAAAATGTTGTGAAGAAATCGTTGAAGTCGTGCAAGGAACACGAGGCGTCAATCAAGCAGCTTAAGATCATTGATCAACAGCAGAAATTAGCTTGGCAGAGACAGGAGGTCAAGTATAAGAAGGAGAAGTCTTTATGGAATCGGAATTTTGATAAAGTTACAATCCTGCTCGCAAGATCAGTGTTCACGGTTCTTGCACGGATCAAGCTTGTTTTTGGAACAGGCCATGCAAATACAATTCCAGTCACTTCTCTGCCTCGAAGCCTCTCTGCTTCCGCAGCTGTCTATCCATCTGAAAACCATTTTGATAATTCTGTCAGCATGGTTTCTGGACCATTGATCATGATCAAGAACACGAAGCAACAAGAAAAATCACCAGgattatttgaattaaactcTAAGATAATAAAACCACCGACAGGTACACTAGGCGCGGCTGCTCTAGCTCTACATTACTCAAATTTGATCATTGTGATGGAGAAGATGATAAGGTCACCACACTTGGTTGGATTTGATGCAAGGGATGATCTCTACGCGATGCTGCCACAAAGCATTAGGTGGTCACTCCGAGGAAGACTAAAAGGGGTAGGATTCGCGGCTACTGATCCAGTTCTTGCTGGAGAATGGAAAGATGCTTTAGGGAAGATACTAGGCTGGTTGTCACCCTTGGCGCATAACATGATAAAGTGGCAAAGTGAAAGGAGCTTCGAGCAGCAAACTATGACCCCGAAGACGAATGTTCTTTTGTTGCAAACACTCTATTTTGCCAACCAGGAGAAGACTGAAGATGCCATAACTGAGTTGCTGGTAGGTCTGAATTACATATGGAGATTTGAAAGAGAGATGAACGCCAAGGCCGTATTACATTGTGATGACTTTAATAGATTCGTAAAATTACATGATTGTGCTAGCTAA